In Saccopteryx leptura isolate mSacLep1 chromosome 11, mSacLep1_pri_phased_curated, whole genome shotgun sequence, the following proteins share a genomic window:
- the LOC136383306 gene encoding myosin regulatory light chain 12B: MSSKKAKTKTTKKRPQRATSNVFAMFDQSQIQEFKEAFNMIDQNRDGFIDKEDLHDMLASLGKNPTDAYLDAMMNEAPGPINFTMFLTMFGEKLNGTDPEDVIRNAFACFDEEATGTIQEDYLRELLTTMGDRFTDEEVDELYREAPIDKKGNFNYIEFTRILKHGAKDKDD; the protein is encoded by the exons ATGTCGAGCAAAAAGGCAAAGACCAAGACCACTAAGAAGCGCCCCCAGCGCGCAACATCCAATGTGTTCGCCATGTTTGACCAGTCACAGATTCAGGAGTTTAAAGAGGCCTTCAACATGATTGATCAGAACAGAGATGGTTTCattgacaaagaagatttgcatgATATGCTTGCTTCTCTAG GGAAGAATCCAACAGATGCATACCTTGACGCCATGATGAATGAGGCGCCAGGGCCCATAAATTTCACCATGTTCCTCACGATGTTTGGTGAGAAGTTAAATGGCACAGATCCAGAAGATGTCATCAGAAATGCTTTTGCTTGCTTTGATGAAGAAGCAACTG GCACCATTCAGGAAGATTACCTGAGAGAGCTGCTGACAACCATGGGAGATCGGTTTACAGACGAGGAAGTGGATGAGCTGTACAGAGAAGCACCTATTGACAAAAAGGGAAATTTCAATTACATTGAGTTCACGCGCATCCTTAAACATGGAGCAAAAGACAAAGATGACTGA